The following are encoded together in the Arcticibacterium luteifluviistationis genome:
- a CDS encoding ABC transporter permease, with product MKKIFKLAITDFKIIFRDSSLKPFLFLPVILFALILWGVPYLVDKYEFLRPYLSLFLVIAIIENTQVFSFISTMVLIDEKETEVSKVYGVIPLSKFEFLVSRFLIPCLFTVLLNVVLFWVQPFFVIDLGYILLISLLAALVVPVYVLSIASIVQNRIQGMIYIKAFNMLVLIPIAAFFVPDNFKHFFGVLPTHWIFQSIENVCKGDSAYLLIAIGFLFFSVLLWRISRVFIRKHFV from the coding sequence ATGAAAAAGATATTCAAATTAGCAATCACCGACTTCAAAATTATCTTTAGAGACTCTTCTTTGAAGCCTTTTTTGTTTTTGCCTGTTATTCTGTTTGCTTTGATACTCTGGGGAGTGCCTTATTTGGTGGATAAATATGAGTTTCTTCGTCCGTATTTATCGCTCTTTTTAGTGATAGCAATTATTGAAAATACCCAAGTATTTAGTTTTATAAGTACTATGGTTTTGATAGATGAAAAAGAGACTGAAGTGTCTAAGGTTTATGGCGTTATCCCTTTATCAAAGTTTGAATTTCTGGTATCTAGGTTTTTGATTCCTTGCCTTTTTACGGTGCTCTTGAATGTGGTTTTGTTTTGGGTACAACCTTTCTTTGTGATAGACCTTGGTTATATTCTTTTAATTTCTTTGCTAGCTGCTTTGGTGGTTCCTGTTTATGTGCTTTCTATAGCGTCTATTGTCCAGAATAGAATACAAGGCATGATATATATCAAAGCCTTTAATATGCTAGTTTTAATTCCAATTGCTGCCTTTTTTGTACCAGATAATTTCAAACATTTCTTTGGAGTGTTACCCACTCATTGGATTTTCCAAAGTATAGAAAATGTATGTAAAGGAGATTCCGCCTACTTATTAATCGCCATTGGCTTTCTGTTCTTTTCTGTACTTCTGTGGCGTATTTCAAGAGTTTTTATTCGGAAGCATTTTGTTTAG
- a CDS encoding sulfatase, with product MKHSLFSIVVLFGTLSITLNCFAQAKSKPNIVLINVDDMGWKDVGFMGSQYYETPNIDSLAAMGMVFSNGYAASANCAPSRASLMTGKWTTRHGIYTVDNSERGQSKHRKLIPTKNTVTLSKEHEIMPEILSKNGYITCHAGKWHLSNNPLAYGFQVNIGGAHNGHPKSYYPPYKNVNLTGEPNQYLTDLVMQHTLAFVDSTRLPFFLYYAPYAVHTPINPVKSLLAKYENKPSSDGQDNPEYATMVENLDRNIGLLIAKLKAKGIFDNTFIIFTSDNGGLYGITKQRPLRAGKGSYYEGGIREPYIFAIHDKITANTKSDVPITNLDILPTILAYAGIDEKTLETDGNDITAILEGKETELDRPLFWHFPIYLQAYNVHDNENRDSLFRTRPGSVVRYKDWKLHYYFENNEVELYNLADDIGERKDLTLKEPEKTEEMLNLLKVWWSKTNAPIPQDLNPEYEGDI from the coding sequence ATGAAACACTCGCTTTTTTCAATTGTAGTATTATTCGGTACACTAAGTATAACTCTAAACTGCTTTGCTCAGGCTAAGAGCAAACCAAACATCGTCCTAATAAACGTAGATGATATGGGTTGGAAAGATGTAGGTTTTATGGGAAGCCAATATTACGAAACACCCAACATTGATAGCCTTGCTGCCATGGGTATGGTTTTCAGTAATGGTTATGCGGCATCGGCAAATTGTGCTCCTAGTAGAGCTTCTTTAATGACAGGCAAATGGACAACTCGCCATGGTATTTATACGGTAGACAATTCTGAAAGAGGGCAATCAAAACACAGGAAACTTATACCTACCAAAAACACCGTAACCCTGAGTAAAGAGCATGAAATAATGCCAGAAATATTAAGTAAAAATGGCTACATAACTTGCCACGCCGGAAAATGGCATTTGAGCAATAATCCTTTAGCATATGGCTTTCAAGTAAATATTGGCGGAGCACATAATGGTCATCCCAAAAGCTATTATCCACCTTACAAAAACGTCAATCTTACAGGAGAGCCAAACCAGTATCTTACAGACTTAGTCATGCAACACACCTTAGCGTTTGTAGATAGTACTCGGCTTCCCTTTTTTCTTTACTACGCCCCATACGCAGTTCACACACCTATTAATCCCGTAAAAAGCCTTCTGGCTAAATATGAAAACAAACCAAGTTCTGATGGTCAAGACAATCCAGAATACGCCACCATGGTGGAAAACCTTGATAGAAACATTGGACTCTTAATAGCCAAATTAAAGGCCAAAGGAATCTTTGACAATACGTTCATCATCTTCACATCTGACAATGGTGGTTTATACGGCATCACCAAACAGCGGCCGCTTAGAGCAGGAAAAGGAAGTTATTATGAAGGTGGTATTCGAGAACCTTATATTTTCGCGATCCACGACAAAATCACGGCTAATACTAAAAGTGACGTACCAATTACTAATTTGGATATTTTGCCAACTATTTTGGCGTATGCGGGTATTGACGAGAAAACTCTTGAAACAGATGGTAATGACATTACAGCCATTTTAGAAGGAAAAGAAACGGAACTGGATAGACCACTCTTTTGGCACTTCCCTATTTACTTACAGGCTTATAATGTTCACGACAATGAAAATCGTGATTCATTGTTCAGAACTCGTCCGGGTTCTGTGGTAAGATATAAAGATTGGAAACTTCACTACTATTTTGAAAACAATGAAGTGGAGCTTTATAATTTGGCAGATGATATTGGAGAAAGAAAAGACCTTACTTTAAAAGAGCCAGAAAAAACGGAAGAAATGCTAAACCTTCTTAAAGTATGGTGGAGCAAAACGAATGCTCCAATTCCTCAGGATTTGAATCCTGAATATGAAGGAGATATTTAA
- a CDS encoding DUF4377 domain-containing protein, with translation MILRNTLFIASLAIFSSCATSSSTSSSSRAASTSTEAVYWVNGKKSDCVGVGKKNCLEVQKGDLKNSNNWKLFYESIDGFNYEEGYVYKLLIKEENALKPVPADASLKNYKLVRVIQKEYEPKLFLDNNWTLIELNNAPVIGENAPTIQFNLDLRKMTANDGCNNLVSEIKSVMDDKINLGNVVGTKKMCEEMELANQYGPLLSKINSYKIEDQKLVIYDSNNIEILAFKRSN, from the coding sequence ATGATTTTAAGAAACACACTCTTCATAGCATCATTGGCAATTTTCAGTTCTTGTGCCACATCTTCATCTACTTCTAGTTCATCAAGAGCCGCTAGCACCTCTACCGAAGCGGTGTATTGGGTAAATGGCAAAAAATCAGACTGCGTAGGCGTAGGCAAAAAAAACTGCCTCGAAGTCCAAAAAGGTGACCTAAAAAACTCCAATAATTGGAAACTCTTCTACGAATCAATTGACGGCTTTAACTACGAAGAGGGTTATGTATATAAACTCCTTATTAAAGAAGAGAATGCATTAAAGCCTGTGCCGGCAGATGCTTCCTTAAAAAACTATAAGCTGGTTAGGGTAATACAAAAAGAGTACGAGCCAAAACTCTTTCTTGATAACAATTGGACCTTAATTGAACTTAATAATGCTCCAGTAATTGGCGAGAACGCACCTACCATCCAGTTTAATTTGGACTTAAGAAAAATGACGGCAAATGATGGATGCAATAATTTAGTAAGCGAAATCAAGTCTGTAATGGACGACAAGATTAATCTAGGAAATGTAGTTGGTACAAAAAAGATGTGCGAAGAAATGGAATTAGCAAACCAATATGGTCCCCTATTAAGTAAGATTAACTCATACAAAATAGAGGACCAAAAGCTAGTCATTTACGACAGCAATAATATTGAAATATTAGCCTTCAAAAGAAGCAATTAA
- a CDS encoding heparinase II/III domain-containing protein, whose translation MKANSLLKLSLFALFTFVSLLSFGQQLPEKIMAHPRILFLEGQEDVIKKSIQNSPIKQKVNLALIKEANDIIGLPPLERIQTGRRLLSVSREYLRRVLFLGYAYRLNQDEKYLKRMEQEMLNVANFSNWNPSHFLDVAEMTTAMAIAYDWFYQGLSQNTKAKIKTAIIELGINPSYDTKNTMFLTAHHNWNQVCNAGMAFGALAIYDEEPELAKKTIERAIESIKLPMTQYAPDGAYPEGYAYWGYGTTFNVLFIDAMMKAFQSDFGLNQLPGFDKTAAYLMHMIGPSKNSFNYSDCSDNIRVNPAMFWFAELNQDPSLLFWEKELLKTDLNGNMHRRFTPLMMIWGASLVLDKELIPKEKIWAGSGDTPVALMRSSWDGNGIFIGLKAGSPHVNHAHMDIGSFVMDAMGERWAIDFGASSYNLLESQGIQIWGREQDSQRWDVFRYNNLAHSTLSFNNQFQKVYGFADIDKIIDTETVKGAMTDISAIYKTQVKSSKRAVAIIDNSYVVVTDQLVNNQEAKTLQWRMPTNAKVKSINDSEIVLSQNGKTLRLKLLSQQKVKMRTWSTKSPNSYDEANPNSIIVGFEMELEAKAEEAIQVALIPENNKAEVKPTDWKVFE comes from the coding sequence ATGAAAGCAAATTCTTTACTAAAACTCTCTCTTTTTGCCCTATTCACATTCGTTAGTCTCTTAAGTTTTGGTCAACAGCTGCCTGAAAAAATAATGGCACATCCAAGAATTCTATTTTTAGAAGGACAAGAAGATGTTATCAAAAAATCTATCCAGAACAGCCCTATTAAACAAAAGGTAAACTTAGCTCTGATTAAAGAAGCTAATGACATAATTGGACTACCACCGCTAGAGAGAATTCAGACGGGTCGCAGGCTTCTAAGCGTTTCAAGAGAATACCTCCGTCGTGTTCTTTTTCTTGGTTATGCCTACCGCTTAAATCAAGACGAGAAATACCTAAAACGAATGGAGCAAGAAATGCTAAACGTTGCAAACTTCTCCAACTGGAACCCTAGTCACTTTTTAGATGTAGCCGAAATGACCACCGCAATGGCTATAGCCTATGACTGGTTTTATCAAGGTTTAAGTCAAAACACTAAAGCAAAGATTAAAACCGCTATTATAGAGCTTGGCATTAATCCTTCCTATGATACTAAAAATACAATGTTCTTAACAGCACATCATAACTGGAATCAAGTTTGTAATGCGGGAATGGCTTTCGGAGCACTTGCTATTTATGATGAAGAACCGGAGTTAGCAAAAAAGACCATCGAGAGAGCTATAGAATCTATTAAACTACCCATGACACAATATGCCCCAGACGGAGCCTATCCAGAGGGCTACGCCTATTGGGGTTATGGAACAACTTTTAATGTGCTTTTTATTGATGCCATGATGAAGGCCTTTCAGTCTGATTTCGGTTTGAACCAGCTCCCTGGTTTTGATAAAACTGCCGCATATTTAATGCACATGATTGGGCCATCAAAAAATTCCTTCAACTATTCTGACTGTAGCGATAACATCCGAGTAAACCCAGCCATGTTTTGGTTTGCAGAACTTAATCAAGACCCCTCTTTACTTTTCTGGGAGAAAGAGCTATTAAAAACAGATTTAAATGGAAATATGCATAGACGATTCACTCCACTTATGATGATTTGGGGTGCAAGTTTGGTTCTTGATAAAGAGTTAATTCCAAAAGAAAAAATTTGGGCTGGAAGCGGCGATACTCCAGTAGCCTTGATGCGTAGTTCATGGGATGGTAATGGCATTTTTATTGGCTTAAAAGCTGGTTCTCCTCATGTTAATCATGCTCATATGGATATTGGCTCTTTTGTAATGGATGCCATGGGTGAGCGGTGGGCTATAGATTTTGGTGCATCCAGTTATAACCTTCTTGAAAGTCAGGGCATCCAAATCTGGGGAAGAGAACAAGACTCACAGCGATGGGATGTCTTCAGATACAATAACCTAGCTCATAGTACACTATCGTTCAATAATCAATTCCAAAAAGTTTATGGCTTCGCCGACATTGATAAAATCATTGACACCGAAACGGTCAAAGGTGCTATGACAGACATTAGTGCTATATATAAAACACAGGTCAAAAGCAGTAAAAGAGCTGTCGCAATAATTGACAATAGCTATGTAGTGGTAACAGACCAATTAGTAAACAACCAAGAAGCCAAAACCCTTCAATGGAGAATGCCGACAAATGCGAAGGTCAAGTCCATAAACGACAGTGAAATTGTATTGAGTCAAAATGGTAAAACATTACGTCTAAAATTACTAAGCCAGCAAAAAGTTAAAATGAGAACATGGAGCACCAAATCACCGAATAGCTATGATGAGGCCAATCCAAACTCTATTATCGTTGGTTTTGAAATGGAACTTGAGGCAAAAGCCGAAGAGGCCATTCAAGTTGCTCTAATTCCTGAAAACAATAAGGCTGAAGTAAAACCAACAGACTGGAAGGTGTTTGAATAA
- a CDS encoding TetR/AcrR family transcriptional regulator, protein MPKETFFNINTEKRKLITTAFLREFALKPFDEASISEVVKRLGIAKGSIYQYFEDKLDLFLYLLKESGDIKKNYVGSIERESYPNFWAFFKALYEAGLQFDKESPLHSHFLFNLIKNLQSPTMEHLYKEMLQSTVLAFEEMVKTEIEKGLFRNDISPDTMGFMLYRVGVSIQEQMEFKSIINPKESILNSEPVYKDKNEQLMNMVDDYILLVKPAFDKN, encoded by the coding sequence ATGCCGAAGGAGACATTTTTTAATATTAATACGGAGAAGCGGAAGCTGATAACTACTGCTTTTCTCCGAGAGTTTGCTCTTAAACCTTTTGATGAGGCGTCCATATCTGAAGTGGTAAAACGGCTGGGAATAGCGAAGGGCAGTATTTATCAATACTTTGAAGATAAGCTTGACTTGTTTTTGTATCTTCTAAAAGAGAGCGGTGATATAAAGAAAAACTATGTGGGAAGTATAGAAAGAGAAAGCTATCCAAATTTTTGGGCTTTCTTCAAAGCCTTATACGAGGCAGGTTTACAGTTTGATAAAGAGAGCCCTTTACATAGCCATTTTCTTTTTAATCTTATAAAGAATTTACAGTCGCCTACTATGGAACATCTTTATAAAGAAATGCTGCAAAGTACGGTTTTGGCTTTCGAAGAAATGGTCAAAACGGAAATTGAAAAAGGACTTTTTAGGAATGATATTTCGCCTGACACAATGGGCTTTATGTTATATAGAGTTGGGGTAAGTATTCAGGAACAAATGGAATTTAAGAGCATAATAAATCCAAAAGAAAGTATCCTGAATAGTGAGCCTGTGTATAAAGACAAGAATGAGCAGCTGATGAATATGGTGGATGATTATATCTTATTGGTAAAACCGGCATTTGATAAAAACTAG
- a CDS encoding ABC transporter ATP-binding protein codes for MIQVENLVFQYPQNDSPTLKGLNFQIEKGEVFGFLGPSGAGKSTAQKVLYKIYNEYQGLVKIDGKSLSDWDSTYFEKIGVGFELPNHYLKLTGKENMNLFASFYPKKQIRKVEELFEMVDLTADMNKPVEAYSKGMKMRLNFIRAIQHDPDILFLDEPTSGLDPVNAHKIKQHILDLKAAGKTIFATTHSMETADEICDRVSFIVEGSLQVTDTPKNLKKQYGREAVDVELFDGSLQEFSLKGLGGNQDFLDFIKSDEVKRIHTQEATLEEVFIRVTGKILKV; via the coding sequence ATGATTCAAGTAGAGAATTTGGTATTTCAATATCCTCAAAATGATAGTCCAACATTGAAGGGCTTAAACTTTCAAATAGAAAAAGGAGAGGTTTTTGGTTTCTTGGGCCCTTCTGGAGCCGGTAAAAGCACTGCTCAAAAAGTACTTTACAAAATTTATAATGAGTATCAGGGCTTGGTTAAAATTGATGGTAAAAGCTTATCGGATTGGGACAGCACATATTTTGAAAAAATAGGAGTAGGCTTTGAGTTGCCAAACCATTATTTGAAGTTAACTGGGAAAGAAAACATGAACTTGTTTGCTTCTTTTTACCCCAAGAAGCAGATTAGGAAGGTAGAGGAACTCTTTGAAATGGTAGACTTAACTGCCGACATGAACAAACCTGTAGAAGCTTATTCTAAGGGAATGAAAATGCGACTCAACTTTATTCGTGCTATTCAGCATGACCCGGATATTTTGTTTCTTGATGAACCTACTTCAGGGCTTGACCCCGTTAATGCTCATAAGATAAAGCAGCACATTTTAGATTTAAAGGCTGCTGGGAAAACCATTTTTGCGACTACGCATAGCATGGAAACCGCTGACGAAATTTGTGATAGGGTCTCTTTTATAGTGGAAGGTAGCCTGCAGGTAACAGATACGCCTAAAAACTTAAAAAAACAGTACGGAAGAGAGGCAGTGGATGTAGAGCTTTTTGACGGAAGTTTACAGGAGTTTTCACTAAAAGGTTTAGGAGGCAATCAAGATTTTTTGGATTTTATTAAGAGTGATGAAGTGAAAAGAATTCATACCCAAGAGGCTACTTTAGAAGAAGTATTTATACGTGTAACAGGAAAAATCCTTAAAGTATGA
- a CDS encoding PQQ-dependent sugar dehydrogenase, which yields MKIINKKSLLSLSFLISITLLSHAQSNPSQIIVPKGFSVSVLAEDLGSPRHLTVAKNGDIYVNRKADKGLVLLKDNSGDGIIDERKIIGEEVGTGVLANDRYLYFSSNTSIYRYELDENYNLPEGQEPDKIVGGLIDNGRDNAKPFVMDDSENLYVTIGSWNDPCRAENSGKGMMPCPILKEAGGIWKFNGRILNQSLSTGTRYATGLKNAVAIDWNTETNSLFTVVHGRGQFHDFYPQYYTAKQSAELPAEAMYELKKGDNAGWPYIYYDQFKKKKMVAPEYGGDGKKTGGDDAIDPVMAFPAHLGPNDLLFYTGDLFPKKYQNGAFIAFHGQSPELKKGYFVAFVPFKNGKPKGKWEIFADNFAGVDLANPSGPIQHRPCGLAIGLNGELYVSDDLNGTIFKIEYKK from the coding sequence ATGAAGATTATAAACAAAAAATCATTACTAAGTCTTAGCTTTTTAATAAGCATTACCCTTTTATCGCACGCTCAATCAAACCCGTCTCAAATCATAGTGCCGAAAGGTTTTTCAGTAAGTGTGCTTGCAGAAGATTTAGGCTCTCCTAGGCACTTGACGGTTGCTAAAAATGGTGATATTTATGTCAATAGAAAAGCAGATAAGGGCTTGGTACTATTAAAAGATAACAGCGGAGATGGTATTATAGATGAAAGGAAGATTATAGGCGAAGAAGTAGGAACAGGTGTTTTAGCAAATGACAGGTATTTGTATTTCTCTTCTAATACTTCCATTTATAGGTATGAGTTAGATGAAAATTATAATTTACCAGAAGGTCAGGAACCAGATAAAATAGTAGGAGGATTGATTGACAATGGCAGAGATAATGCAAAGCCATTTGTGATGGATGATAGTGAAAACCTTTATGTAACTATAGGCTCATGGAATGACCCATGCAGAGCAGAAAACTCTGGGAAAGGTATGATGCCATGTCCAATATTGAAAGAAGCAGGAGGTATTTGGAAATTTAATGGACGCATTTTAAATCAAAGTCTTTCTACTGGTACTAGATATGCCACTGGTCTTAAAAACGCTGTGGCTATAGATTGGAACACAGAGACCAATAGCCTTTTTACAGTAGTGCATGGTCGTGGTCAGTTTCATGATTTTTATCCGCAGTACTATACAGCAAAACAAAGTGCCGAACTACCTGCTGAAGCCATGTATGAACTGAAAAAAGGTGATAATGCAGGCTGGCCATATATTTATTATGACCAATTTAAGAAAAAGAAAATGGTAGCACCTGAGTATGGAGGTGATGGCAAAAAAACAGGCGGCGATGATGCTATTGACCCAGTAATGGCTTTTCCAGCTCATTTGGGCCCAAATGACTTACTCTTCTATACAGGTGACTTATTTCCTAAGAAATACCAAAACGGAGCTTTTATAGCTTTTCACGGTCAATCTCCTGAACTTAAGAAAGGTTACTTTGTGGCTTTTGTACCTTTTAAGAATGGTAAGCCTAAAGGAAAGTGGGAAATCTTCGCTGATAATTTTGCTGGGGTAGACTTAGCAAACCCATCAGGACCAATCCAGCATAGACCTTGCGGTTTAGCGATTGGTCTCAATGGAGAACTTTACGTTTCTGATGACCTTAACGGAACTATCTTTAAAATAGAATATAAAAAGTAA